A single genomic interval of Nostoc commune NIES-4072 harbors:
- a CDS encoding alpha/beta fold hydrolase, producing the protein MQATTAPSTTPIPGKYWQWRGHNVYYVRVGEKQAQRPPLLLVHGFGASTDHWRKNITGLCQDFEVFAIDLLGFGRSAKPKLQYSADLWRDQLHDFISEVIGQKAVLAGNSLGGYACLCVAAQRPDSAAGLVLLNSAGPFSENQATSEPEALQSEIQPPKQPATLQKLLGDGTKWIFQQPLAQFLLFQYVRQGWVIRQTLEKVYLDKSAITDQLVEEIARPAYDPGAMEVFVSVFSTPQGEKVDLLLKQLTCPLLMLWGEADPWMNARERSQKFRQYYPELREHFLTAGHCPHDEIPDKVNQLLGDWVLSITK; encoded by the coding sequence ATGCAGGCAACTACAGCCCCCTCTACAACCCCAATTCCTGGTAAATATTGGCAGTGGCGCGGGCACAACGTTTACTACGTGCGTGTGGGAGAGAAGCAAGCGCAACGTCCGCCCTTGCTTTTGGTACATGGATTTGGTGCTTCCACAGACCACTGGCGCAAGAATATCACAGGATTGTGTCAAGATTTTGAAGTATTTGCGATCGACCTTTTAGGATTTGGGCGATCGGCAAAACCGAAATTGCAGTATAGTGCCGACTTATGGCGCGACCAACTCCATGATTTTATCAGTGAAGTAATTGGTCAAAAAGCAGTATTAGCAGGTAATTCCCTTGGTGGCTATGCTTGCTTGTGTGTCGCAGCACAACGTCCCGACAGTGCGGCTGGTTTAGTTTTGCTCAATAGTGCAGGGCCTTTTAGCGAAAACCAGGCGACATCTGAGCCGGAAGCTTTACAATCAGAAATTCAGCCTCCCAAACAACCCGCTACTTTGCAGAAACTTCTTGGTGACGGCACTAAGTGGATTTTTCAACAACCTTTAGCCCAGTTTTTGTTATTTCAATACGTGCGCCAAGGTTGGGTAATTCGCCAAACTCTAGAAAAAGTTTATCTTGACAAAAGTGCCATTACAGATCAGTTAGTAGAAGAAATTGCTCGCCCTGCTTACGATCCTGGTGCAATGGAAGTATTTGTGTCAGTCTTTAGCACTCCTCAAGGGGAAAAAGTTGATCTGCTACTAAAGCAATTAACTTGTCCATTACTGATGTTGTGGGGAGAAGCTGACCCTTGGATGAATGCTAGAGAACGTTCCCAGAAGTTTCGTCAATATTATCCTGAACTTAGAGAACATTTCCTAACAGCCGGTCATTGTCCCCATGATGAAATACCCGATAAAGTAAACCAACTTTTAGGCGATTGGGTTTTGTCTATTACTAAGTGA
- a CDS encoding DUF2330 domain-containing protein, with protein sequence MKIFRFLTPLLLTIVAVFCFAPAAWAFCGFYVAKADTKLYNKASQVVIARNGDRTVLTMANDYQGEVKDFAIVVPVPTVLQKDQVRVALPSIIERLDAFSAPRLVEYFDPDPCAPLPLFNRGLSLNVQTAAINKAAPQISDRSLGVTVEARFNVGEYDIVILSAKESGGLETWLTQNGYKIPQGAKQLLQPYIRSSMKFFVAKVNLDKFEESGYQLLRPLQISYQSPKFMLPIRLGMINATTEQDLIVYILSPQGEAQITNYRTVKIPSNVNLPVFIKNEFGEFYKSLFQTAYTKEGKRVGFLEYAWDMGSCDPCSADPLTQEELTEAGVFWLNDNSLTKQTKVTPIRRFVPPPFNSNVFISRLHVRYTRDTFPEDLMFLSTANRELFQGRYVLQYPFEGELKCEAGKKYKQSLPKRFEEEAQTLARLTNGNIQDIRKKMKLSVGDLTYTWLENVQSWFGLD encoded by the coding sequence ATGAAGATTTTTCGCTTTTTAACGCCATTACTGTTGACAATTGTCGCAGTATTTTGTTTTGCACCCGCAGCTTGGGCATTTTGTGGATTTTATGTAGCCAAAGCTGATACGAAGCTGTATAACAAAGCTTCTCAAGTAGTGATAGCACGGAATGGCGATCGCACCGTCCTAACAATGGCAAATGACTATCAAGGGGAAGTCAAAGATTTTGCGATCGTAGTACCAGTACCAACGGTGCTGCAAAAAGACCAAGTTCGCGTTGCCCTACCCAGCATTATCGAGCGCCTAGATGCTTTTAGTGCACCGCGATTGGTAGAATATTTTGACCCAGATCCTTGTGCCCCGCTACCACTATTTAATAGAGGCCTATCTTTAAATGTACAAACAGCAGCAATAAATAAGGCGGCACCTCAGATAAGCGATCGCAGTTTGGGTGTGACGGTAGAAGCGCGTTTCAATGTGGGCGAATACGACATCGTGATCCTCAGTGCAAAAGAATCTGGGGGACTGGAAACTTGGCTGACACAAAATGGCTACAAAATCCCTCAAGGAGCAAAACAATTACTTCAGCCCTATATCCGTTCCTCAATGAAATTCTTTGTTGCTAAAGTCAACTTGGATAAATTCGAGGAATCAGGCTACCAACTCCTGCGTCCGCTACAAATTTCTTATCAATCACCCAAGTTCATGCTGCCAATTCGTTTAGGCATGATTAATGCTACGACAGAGCAGGATTTAATTGTCTATATCCTCTCACCTCAAGGAGAGGCACAAATCACTAACTATCGGACGGTGAAAATCCCCTCCAACGTCAATCTTCCCGTGTTTATCAAAAATGAATTTGGTGAATTCTACAAATCCCTGTTCCAAACCGCTTACACCAAAGAAGGCAAGAGAGTCGGCTTTTTGGAATATGCTTGGGACATGGGTAGTTGCGATCCTTGTTCTGCCGATCCCCTTACCCAAGAGGAACTCACGGAAGCAGGCGTATTTTGGCTAAATGATAATTCTCTAACTAAGCAAACTAAGGTTACACCAATCCGCAGGTTTGTTCCTCCCCCTTTTAACAGTAACGTCTTCATCTCCCGTCTGCATGTCCGCTACACCCGCGACACATTCCCTGAAGACTTGATGTTCCTATCAACTGCCAACCGGGAATTATTCCAAGGGCGTTATGTTTTGCAATATCCATTTGAAGGGGAACTGAAGTGTGAAGCAGGTAAGAAGTACAAACAGTCTTTGCCCAAGCGTTTTGAAGAAGAAGCGCAGACTCTAGCTAGGTTAACCAACGGGAATATCCAAGATATTCGCAAAAAAATGAAGCTGAGTGTTGGAGACCTCACATACACCTGGTTGGAAAATGTCCAGTCCTGGTTTGGATTAGATTGA
- a CDS encoding RnfABCDGE type electron transport complex subunit D: MLFKDIRDYQISFLGLFLVVGISTRDWTLRPDLIGVLIATCLLTQSILSFVISHWSLANNIDAPGRLGQITNLRSALITSLGLSLLLRADHWTTMVIAAITAIASKFLFKFGDKHFFNPANFGIISALVLTSDAWVSPGQWGEEWWYALLFAGTGGMVLQRIGRWDTTAAFLGSYSLLEAIRNLWLGWTWDVYWHRLMSGSLLLFALFMITDPRSIPNSRIGRVVWAACIAGLTFILRNYFFIPTAVFWALFILAPLSILLDILWLAPQFSWQERKTSVETLHCNVSTDIIDLKIKNIEV, from the coding sequence GGCTTGTTCCTAGTCGTGGGAATCAGTACACGAGACTGGACATTGCGACCAGACTTGATTGGGGTATTGATTGCTACTTGTCTATTAACCCAATCGATATTGTCATTTGTCATTAGTCATTGGTCATTGGCTAATAACATAGACGCCCCAGGCAGGTTAGGACAAATTACAAATCTTCGCAGTGCTTTAATTACCTCATTGGGACTCAGTTTACTGTTGCGGGCTGACCACTGGACGACAATGGTAATAGCTGCAATAACTGCGATCGCTAGTAAATTTCTCTTCAAATTCGGTGATAAGCATTTCTTCAACCCTGCTAATTTTGGCATCATTTCCGCCTTAGTTCTCACCTCCGATGCTTGGGTTTCGCCGGGACAGTGGGGTGAGGAGTGGTGGTATGCGCTGTTATTTGCTGGGACTGGCGGCATGGTTTTGCAGCGCATTGGTCGCTGGGACACCACAGCCGCTTTTTTAGGTAGCTATTCCTTACTAGAAGCAATTCGCAATCTCTGGCTGGGTTGGACTTGGGATGTTTACTGGCATCGGTTGATGAGCGGCTCGTTATTGTTGTTCGCTTTATTTATGATTACAGATCCGCGATCGATTCCCAATTCAAGAATTGGGCGGGTAGTTTGGGCAGCTTGCATCGCTGGATTAACTTTCATCCTGCGGAATTATTTCTTTATTCCTACCGCAGTCTTCTGGGCACTATTTATCCTTGCCCCATTGAGCATTCTGCTAGATATTCTCTGGTTAGCCCCTCAATTTTCTTGGCAAGAGAGAAAAACAAGTGTAGAGACGTTGCATTGCAACGTCTCTACAGACATCATCGACCTCAAGATTAAAAATATAGAGGTATAA